A stretch of DNA from Candidatus Neomarinimicrobiota bacterium:
TTATCCGGGATTACTTTTAGTACAAGCATTTTAAAACCATAAATTCGGAGTGTCTGTTGTCCCAAGTCATTGAGTTGAAATCTCATCCACTCGTCTCACACAACTTAGCCATCCTGAGAAGTAAAGACACTGACAGTCAGCGATTTAGAGAAGCAGCCCAGCGACTCAGCAGCATGGTTCTCATGGCAGCGACTGAATCATTAAACACAGTTGAGAAAAGTGTAGAAACACCCCTTCAAAAAACGACTGAAATGGTTTTCGCTGATGACATCTGGTTTATCCCTGTTCTACGAGCAGGCCTGGCAATGGTTGATATCGGTCTTAGTCTTTTACCAGATGCACAGGTAGGTTTTGTGGGGCTGTATCGGGATGAAGAGAGTCTAGAACCCCAATATTACTACAAAAACTTACCGGATTTTTCAACATCGGCACATAGCTGTTTTCTCATGGATCCTATGCTGGCAACAGGGGGAAGTGCGTGTGCTGCTATTGACCTGTTAAAAGCAAGAGGTGCTTCAGACGTGAGACTGTTGACTCTAATTTGCGCTCCAGAAGGCATAAAAGAAGTCTTTACAAAGCATCCTGATGTATCCATTTTTACTGCTTCTATAGATGAACGATTAAATGAGGTTGGCTACATCGTCCCTGGACTAGGGGATGCCGGTGATCGATATTTTGGGACTTGAGCTCTAGGTTCAGCCCAAAAACAGCGGAAGGGAGGACAGTCCGGGCGGACTGCCTCCCCTCCTATCTCGCTAGTGCAGGACAGCGGAGATATCTTTGTCAGCTAGCTACTCGATAAAGTCGGCCTCGGCGAACTCCTCGATACTGAAATCATTGTTAGGATCAGCGTCCATTTGTAGGATGAATTCCACAACCTTCTTTTGTGCTCCCTCCACCTGCTTGCGAGAAACGGGTCCTTCTTTGGGTTCATACATGGCCTGCTTCTTTTGAGGCAAGTTTTCCAGAACCCTATCACTGAATTCCTGATCCTGCCCCTTTAATGCCAGAGCAACATCATCTAAATCCAGACTATTGAATATATCTCTGAGGATATTTTCCGGGAGCATGGGCACATTTTCAAAGGTGAAGTGATGCTTTTTCACCTCCTTGGCCAACTCAGGATCTTCCTGGGAGAGATAATCAAGAAATTGTCGTTGTTCTTTGGCGTCCATGGTTCCCAATAGACCTGCCATTGCCTTGCCACCACCTTCTGAATATTCAGCTTGAGATGGAATCTGCTTGGCTTTATCACGGTATTCTGAGGCCACTTCCAGAACAGCTTCCAGGGGAACATCCTTAATTTTTCCAAGATCAACCATGGCTTCTGTGCGGACTTCAGTGGGAAGTCTCTGAAGTAAACGACCCTGCATTTCTGTGGGAAGTTGGGCCAGGAGTATGGAGATAGAACGAGTTGGTTCTGATCGAATCAAATAAGCGAGATGAACTTCAGACATTCCTTCAAGAAAAGCAAAGGGCTGGGAGGTCGCATCCTTGGCCTCTGCGGCAAATTTCTTGGACATAAAGGAGAAGTAAAATTCCTCAAGAACCAGCTTCTTAAATTCGAAAGGGACATTTTTTATTTGAGGCACACGCTGGCGAACCGCTATGATCTCCTGATCGCTCAAATTGGGGAACAGTTGTCCTGCAAGACGTGCTCCCAATATATCAAAAAGAATTGCGGCTTTATCAATGCCGGCTAATTTTTTTGGGGTAGCCATTATTTTTGCCCCTTCTTTTTCTTTTTACCATTAGACTTTTCTTCTTCCTCAGCCTCTTCTGCATCCTCTTCTTCAGCCTCACCAGTGTCCTGGAGCCAGTCTTTGACGATACTGGAGGCCGAACCCGGCTTGCTTACAGCCAGAGAAACGACTGATTTTTTAATACTATCAACTTCATCAATCAAATCAGGATCAATCTCTGGTTCGGGAATTTCCTCTTCTTCAGGTTCAGCTTTTACTTCAGGAGCTGGTTCGGGCTCTACAGGGGCCTGGGCCATGTCCTGTGAAGGAGGTAATTCTGGAGCCTGACGACGGCCACCCATGAGGGCACCTATAATCACAGCCAATCCAACCAGAACAGCAGCACCAATAATAAATGGCCAGAGGAGATCATCTTCATCCTCAGGCATCATGGTCGCCTGAAGTCTCTGGTTCTGAAGTTCATCCATCTGTTGTTTAAGCTTGTTCTCGCGATCTTTGATGGCTGACTTTTCAGCTTCTCTACGTTTTTGTTCCAGCTCAAGCTTCAACCGTTGTTCTTCTTCCAGATCCACTGCTGACAGTTGCTTTTTAAGGTCATTAAGTTGTTCTGAGAGAAGCGCCAGCCTCAGGGAGTCCTGACGCAGCCGATCTTGGGCTTGTGACTGTTGTGCTTCAAAAAGTTGTCGCCGTTCTTCCGTGAGACGGTTTTGCTCTTGCTCGCGAAGGTCGGTTAATTCTCGTTCTCTCTGACGAATTCGCTCTTCTTCCTGTTTCCGAAGTTGAGCCAGTTCAGCCTCATGGGCTTTCTGTTTTTCGGCTTCTTCCAGACGAATACGAGCCATTTCAGCATCGCGTGCTTCTTTATTGGCCTGGTCAAGCTTCATCCGCTCTTGCTGAGATTCCAGATCCTTGATACGCTTATTTTCAGTTTCTTCTTTCTGACGAGCTTCAATTGCTGTCATTTTTTCAGCAATAGATTTTAGTAAAAGTTGTTCTGTATCAGGTTTGCTCTTGTTGGAACCCTGGAAATCCGCCGTCATAACCTGCAGCTTGTCACCGCGCTGGCGGTTGAAATGGGCAGCAACCATAGTGACGGTGCGAATGTTTTCAATTATTTGAGGGGAGATGGGGTCTTCCAGAATAACGGTTAACTCCATTTTCTTTACGCTCAGGTTGGGACCACTTATACTGGCTACTGTATGACGGGATAATTGTGGATTGGTGCTTTGTGAATAGCTCACAATGGTTTGGTTATCGGTGTTTTCGCTGACGCTTTTAATATCTTCTTCGAGGATGACTTCATTCTCTTCCAGAGATAGGCTTGCCTCAGCTGCGACTTCGCTGTTTGTGGTATCGGGGATTTCTGCTATTTCGTCCAGGTCTTCGGCTGCCGCAAAAACAACATCTTCATTGTTGTCTACTTCGACAGGAACCTCTTCTTCATATAATTCAAAACCTGGTGACTGTATTCCAGGAAATCCAGGTATATCAGATGGTACATCAGTTTTAATGGGACGCTTTTTGAGAACAGTCCGGGTTTTTTGGGCACCAGCATCTTCAGTTTTTACACTGGATGATTTGCTCATTCCCGGTGTCTTGCTCAGGGATTGCTTAAAAATTTCTTGTTCAGGACTAACTTTTTCCTTTTTTGATCCAGGGGCTTCATAAACAGTTGTATATTTCTGAGTAGGTGTTGCTTCCAT
This window harbors:
- the upp gene encoding uracil phosphoribosyltransferase, which produces MSQVIELKSHPLVSHNLAILRSKDTDSQRFREAAQRLSSMVLMAATESLNTVEKSVETPLQKTTEMVFADDIWFIPVLRAGLAMVDIGLSLLPDAQVGFVGLYRDEESLEPQYYYKNLPDFSTSAHSCFLMDPMLATGGSACAAIDLLKARGASDVRLLTLICAPEGIKEVFTKHPDVSIFTASIDERLNEVGYIVPGLGDAGDRYFGT